One Stenotrophomonas oahuensis genomic region harbors:
- a CDS encoding XVIPCD domain-containing protein: MTDKAVLGIHSQIDPRTQGSFNQFIDGHAWLTVSRNGQTQFYGLWPDNHPLTPDNGAGSDIRVGMEARFRPDASRYFALNEEQVHHLEAALSENVEWGYTNTCASWATDTLHKVTGQKLEASEFVLTDTPRELIDVIRNAERLQPSSPTRPNTPLEAPQEPSSARSLSDISERLHQQAIDGVHRLDASLGREPDAASERMAASLAHLARSTGFSQIDHVLLVDPPMRHRNRRTCSSCRECWVRRRTGVRT; the protein is encoded by the coding sequence ATGACCGACAAAGCAGTGCTCGGAATCCACAGCCAGATAGATCCACGCACCCAAGGATCATTCAATCAGTTCATTGATGGTCACGCCTGGTTGACCGTCTCCCGCAATGGCCAAACCCAGTTCTATGGCCTTTGGCCCGACAACCACCCACTCACACCGGATAACGGGGCTGGCTCGGACATTCGTGTGGGCATGGAGGCCCGCTTCCGGCCTGACGCTTCCCGCTACTTTGCGCTGAACGAGGAGCAGGTTCACCATCTCGAAGCTGCATTGAGTGAGAACGTCGAGTGGGGTTACACCAACACCTGCGCATCGTGGGCCACAGATACGCTGCACAAGGTCACAGGCCAGAAACTGGAGGCCAGCGAGTTCGTACTCACCGACACCCCCAGGGAACTGATCGATGTCATCCGCAACGCGGAGCGGCTTCAGCCCTCCAGCCCGACGCGCCCGAATACTCCGCTGGAGGCCCCGCAGGAACCCTCCAGCGCACGATCACTGAGTGATATCTCCGAGCGGCTGCACCAGCAGGCCATTGACGGCGTCCATCGCTTGGATGCCAGCCTGGGCCGGGAGCCAGATGCGGCGAGCGAGCGGATGGCGGCCAGTCTGGCGCATCTGGCGCGATCCACCGGCTTCAGCCAGATCGATCACGTTCTGCTGGTCGACCCACCGATGCGACACCGGAATCGCAGAACGTGTTCATCGTGCAGGGAATGCTGGGTGAGGCGTCGCACCGGCGTGCGTACATGA